GAGGAACCATTTTGAACCATGGATCCTATCGAGGCATTAACTTTGGGTAAATTTATGACTGGTTTGGCTTCCATGGAGTCGAGTTGGTACACTGTTGAGCTCTTTGGAGAGATGTGGGCAGACAGATTGGCTTATGCCAATGAAAATCAGCAGGAAGTCTTGGCTTTGTTGTTTGCTCATTCAAACATTGCACCAGAGGTAAGAGGTCCTTAGGccccattttgggccaaatatTATGCTtatcattgaacattgaaggacCAAGACAAGGCCTTCGAATTCTACTTCAACTAGGAGATGTGGAATCGAACCGAACATCGCGTCACAGCTGCCGAATTTATGACTGACTCGCTCTTCAATCTTGACGTGATTCAAGGCGTCTATCTGCAATCTCGGCGGTCCTTCTccaatttatttttctatAAATTTAACTACATTGCCAGTTGGGGCTACGTTAATATGTACAACGAGACCCCGGCCGATCACGGAGGAGTGGCTCACTTGGACGACTTACGTTATTTCATGAGGTAGACATCCGAAGCTGACAACAACTTTAAGCCCTAGAGCTCCTCCTGAACAAAGGTTAATTGTGTTGTTCGCTTTTAGCAGGCCTTGGGCTGGCCCTCATAACGAATAGGATAAGGCCATGGTCAAGTTGTACACAACCTAGTTTGCCAACTTCATTCGAACTGGAGATCTGAGAAATGGAAATTTGCAAGAGGACTATTTACCCGAATACTGAGTCAGTCATGGCTATCAATAGActgttgaattttgaatcggGTTTGAGTAtcttgctcaaatttgtcttttcagcaaaacttttcaaagtttGGCTAATAAGTACTTTCTACGCATTTTCACAATTTCTTAAGGACTTCACGGTTCTAGGACCCAGGGACCAAAGAGTCTCCAAGCAATTCCCAGAAAGTAAGACGGGAATCGCCGATCTCTTACTTGGCCCTCCTAAtgattttgtttccattttacatTATTATCAATACTTTTTCACCGTCAGCAAATTCCAAGCCACTAATTCCATTTAAAGCATTTGTGTCATGTTAAAAACTTCAAGCGTTGGATGTAATAGCACTGGCGTGGAAGCTGGAGATCCTAATATGCTTTACTACCTACTTGTGAATGAAACGGCAATCTAAGTGGCCAAAATGACAGCTATGATGGCAGAATCATTAAtggctttgaagaaaaaagatcatAGCTTTTGGCTCAGCATGAAGCCGTATTCTTTGGCAAGATAATTCACTCCTGGACATCCGTAATGTCGGTTTGAGAATCCCGTATGCAAATGTGCAATTTTTAACCATTACCGTCAGGAGGAGAAGTACCGAAGTGGTTAGCGAAGTTTTCTAGCATAAGATAGGCCACAAGGTTTGATTTTTCGcctcgacctttctcaagTAAACTATTACACGTTAACCACACCCGGAGAACCAAACGGGTGCAGACCATGACACTGCTCATAGGACATAAAAGCGAATATTGTGATGGCGAGGTTCGCCCCTCCATGTACACTATGTATCAGTctctgttcaatttgaaagccaTCGGGATTCACCGTTTGAGCTGCGTAGCATGGAGCACAATGAAGTACTATTGATTGTAGCTAGAAGGCAAAGCTTGGAACACAGGTCAAGTGCGACAAGATGTTAGGTAGGGTATACCAGTTGCAAGTACAATTGAACCAACCTAATTGATCCCAAGAGAAAAATATAACCAAAAAGCAACACCATCACTAGCACTGGTCAGGTTATTGCCTAACTCAATTGCCAGACCGGCCTTTTCTCCTGGTTTCATCAACATTTATAACATAAATTTCCATTCTCAATCATTTGACTCCTCTTTTGGAATGGATGTATatacatatgtatgtatgtaagaGATGTTATCATTCTAAATTACGTAGTAGCTGATTTGGTTTGGGTTCTCAAAGACCAAAGTCTTGACTGGAGATGAAAAGTGCTTGGTCATGAATAAATGCATACtagtcaaaataaaaaaaaagtgtaaaataCCTGGCCTCATGGACACCAACAGCAGAGGGGTACAGTGGAAGCGTGCTGGGCTCATAACCCAGAGGTCAGTAGATGAAAAACTACGCTCTGTTAGCCACACCCGCCGTTTGATGAGACGGATTGCGAGTTGAGTAAGATTGAAAGGGTCCTGCGCAGCTTCATGTACAAGTTGTACAGATGGAAGATGTGCACCACCTGAGTGATTTGGAAGGACTACCATATGAGTTAAATGGTCAGTCACCTGAGCATCAATGAACTGAGCTTTTGTCTTCAACAACAGTCATCCGCCTGGCTTGAGTTTTGCACCCACACATCGACAGTTGGTCAACTTACCGTCATTCCtgtttgccattcattcactcaattagttttttttttcactgcGCTTTGGTAAGAAggaattactttaaaacctgataagtttattgctcatttatgtgTATGTTTAGgtttagcagtttctctctgatttagTAGTGAAGAAGTAGTGTAGTATgtctagttccaaatcgttatgtgtagttctttagtttgattgtattggccCTTGACAGTTAGAagttattgttcattagtgcgATGAGTTCAATTTTGTGTTAGATCAGTTTGCcgagtttatttctgtgtttttgtgttgttttcctagtttacatttgttcttgattccttgtttttctctgtcccttacttcttgtttactatctccatcttatATTTGTATGTtaagtttgatgtgaagtagttaATCCCacttttgctctgttgtcctgtatctcaggacaagattgcacagccttttatttttcttatttttctaggtctcttgattttgttgctcatagatagttcctcctgcattcatgatggaagctgtTTTtggaaagtcagcaaagaggctagacaatgtttggacttggtcttagcaggaaaggatccttccgtagtcaataaaccctttattatagaggctttagctgtttaggtcaatgaaaccagggtgatGCTTGAAGAGCAGGCTGACCCAATAACTAAGAAGTCGACCGATTTGACCAGTGTCAAGGTTGAAAAGGTGTCTCCACTTATAGTAGAGCAGGATATAATAGTTTTAAataaaacagtctgtcctgtttaccagaagcagccttgtcctgaagaaggaaaagactGTCAGTTTGGCTACCCtcaatggtgtcaaaagcttctcaagttcggaCTTGAGAAGtgcaatgggaagaagggatgttcaaaggtagatcgtcctttttttcatccgTACATGTGTCGTCAGTCCATGAcacttaagacgtgcttttatgtacggtgtacctccgtccacgtagaagggacacaaagaaaggcgagaaataggatagctcagtttcatagctttagagctgaccctattcctaaacctaatcccaccccaccccccttccttaccccgtttagcttcctccctccctctccttccatctcccattctctctcccaattccctcctcctccctcaaatacccaatctaTGACCATTCgtataaacactctcctccctaaaattccttgccccacccctattcccaaaattcgttcctattctaatgtTTGCATAATATAGAGAGGTTTAAAATCAGTTTCAGGGTCTCGTCTTTGCAACAACAAACTTAAAACGtgttgtcattttcatggtgACAAATCATTAGGTTATGGATTCTTGGAGATATTTCATAATAGGGCATGAAATATCATGACTTGAACTCAAAAAACGTAACATTTAAACTACTTACATCGGGGCCACATTTAAGGATAccatttttgctccaaagcATAGAAGGAGTGCACTATGGTTCAATTTTTGTCTTGTTCTTTAAACCCTTGGCCAAACGATTTAAATTTACCTGGAGCATGATTATAGCGCTTACAATTTTCACCTGTAacagtgatgatgatgaattcattcaaaaagcatTTGTGATTTAACCCAGAATATACGGGCAAGCTGTGTTCTTATTTAACTTGAAGACGCCATACGATATGTCAAAATGGTCATGAtggttttgaaacaaaccTAATCGCTATCATTTGTTACACAACGGAACGACAACCAAGCCTGTGTTACATACAGTACCCGTCAATTGCACATTTAGTGCCCCTTGGGCCGTTTGTCATTGAAATTATCTATTCTCTACGTACTTTTTTTCCAGCCAACCCTCATAGATTATGAGACCAGGCATTCAACTCATGTTTGACGTTTGGGCCTACTCGAAAGAGATTTGCCGTCCATTCACAAAATCACGCCACACGTTACGCAACTCTCCCTCTGCCTTGTCCGTTGGTATGTGATATCTAAACCACTCAAACTCGTGCAAGGGAAACTAGTAAGTCATATATAAGACAACAGGATGAGTTGAAAGTGCATCAGTGAACTAGTTTGCTTCATCACCTCCACAACTCCTCAACCAATATGTTGGCACTCACTTGTGTAAGACTGAAAATGGCTCAATCAAGAGAACGAGACCCCATGAGTGCTTCATTGTTCTCCTCTCTGTTATAGGTGCTTCTGCTGAGCTCCGGAGTTCTGGCTCAAGAGAACTTCCAGTATCGATACCAACCCAAGGAAGGAGAGTTCAACTACCAATTCCAACAAAACCCCGAGCTTTTGGCCCTGGAACCCCCTCAGATTCAGGCCTCTGCCGACAATGCTGCCCAAGCTACCCTCAAAGTGGCTgagcttttgaagaaagtcgaccTGAAGGAACTGGCTGAGCTTTTTGGCGCCGATCCCAGTGCCATTCCCGACAACAACTTTGCCGGTAAGTGAGGCTTTTCAAGAATTGAACCAGAGGCTACTCTCCATATCAAGAGGCTCTGGATATTGAAACTATTTTTGAACCCGTTCGTTCTTCTCCTCGAGGTTTCGCACTTCATAGTATGATTGTAGCAACCAATTAACTGAAGATTGATTCAATTTTAATGCAACGTAGTCAATGTTAAGGATCAAACTTGCCAGAGAAGGAGACATGTTACATATCATTATTTGTTCTTTATAGCTGTCATTAGCCAAATTGAAGGCTCGGCCAATTTGATCCAACGAGGTGCTCCAGCTCTCTCCAACATTATCGAAAAGGTCAAGGCCCGATTCCCCACCCCCGAGGCACCCGTGGCACCCGTTCCTGAGGCTGCTCAACGACAATTTGCTCCCGTTCCCGCCCAACAATaccagcaacaacaacaacaacaacaatttgcCCCTGTTTACGgttatcaacaacaacagccacaacAGCAAGCTCAACAACCCTACCTATACTATGGCTTTAGACAAGCCTAAATTGCCTTGAGGGCCAGTCGCCGCCATTCCAATGAtcctcaaaatcaatcaaaagttCAGTCAGTTCGTTCATGTTGAAATATATTGTCAGGTTTTTAAAGtcaatcaacatttttgcttCGCTGTCTTGCGCTTACAAGAGACTTCTTGAACATCGTTTATTCGCGGAGCTTATTTGCTGGTATTTTTTGAACTGAATTTAACAATTCCATATTTCATGAAGCTTCGAGTGCGTTCGATAGAATCTGGCGGTAATATGTCTGGTCATGAAAATATTaagcttcaaaatttggacGCATACTTATTAACTTTCAGACCAAGCCCAATACTGTCAATAGGTAATGTTCTGTCAACCAGCtaggggtgaaaggtcctgacttattgaattcccgtggtgaacggaaacatggaactcttgatCCAAGCATTAGGTAGAAATACCTGagatagctctcaaagatggagagcacctagtacatgggcttcaatttctaagacctatcttaaggcctccggttataacccttATCTGGACAAATAATTATTCAAtcgactaaggatacaaatcgttagctacctctactccccacaGTTACAGGTCAATCTTGGTTAACTTCTGCTTCTAGAATGATTAACATTAGGTACAGTTGATTGCAAATCACTGGCTTCCTCTACTCGCCAGGATACAgatcaatctactttattcatcaaataCACACTCATTACTCGGGCTCGGAGATTtgttattcaatttttaagtTTTTGTAGGTTCTCTCACCGACCAAATAGGTGTTCgcgaaatttaaaaaaaaagaatatagaattttgatgaaaaatttcaTGTGATTTTAGGGGTGTGTGTGtaaaatgaaacattaaagGAACCCAAAAGAGAAGCAAGTACTTCATCGCTTTGGCCAGCCTGAAGTTTTTTGGTGGGCTGAAAAGTGTAgaccttgacattcactacaattgactctaaaacctggttgaggaaaaagctcatggatacttttgaagatggactgcaaaagataccttttgtacctcctttaaatactgcattgtcccCATGTTCTTGGTTTGTCGcaataaagcagttgttttCTAATCCTCACATCATTCctgtttgcctttttggcaaaaactcaaccttttttcgaaaatgcaacaagaatCTCATCACTTTACTCTAGCTTGGGTTGAACCGTGACTGTCTTCGTTGAAGGGCAATTGGGGACTGTTCTCATGGAGAACTATTTGGCGACTCATCAAGATGGTCAAGGTGGTTTGGGAACTCCAATTCAAGATTGATTCACCAGGGCGTTGATATACAGTGTTTCAGGACGTTTCATTAAACACTGTTCCGTAAACAAACGGTTATCCTATGTTTCACGAATTTAAACATGCCAGGAACAGGTGAGCTAACGTCCGTGGATCACGAAAGTTGTTGATTACCCTTTTGCACGccagcgcccccttttgacttacgtgTCGAGGTTTTGGTTGTGACATGAGTCAATGAGATACCGCCAGGTGGTTTCGTGAATGCTTATTTTGAGTTGCGACTGGGctgaatattcattttttcaacattaTATGCCTTCACATTCGAGGCCCTAGTGGAGTTGAATATGTCTTTTCACACGATTGTAAGAGATAAATCAAGCAAGATATACTCTCGACTACTTTTGAGACACTTGGTGACCATTTTAAAATCTCACAACATGGAATCTCATAGGTGGAAGGCCAATTTGATGACTATcttttaggttaaattaagccttcaaatattttggtcgtttttggaccaaaatacTAAATCGATAATCTCTACCAGAAAATAACCTAAAGcaggattttcggggaaaatAAAGGGTTTTGGTCAGGTTTAGGGGAAATACAGAATGGGTGTAAAACATACAGTGGTGTCATAATGCAAAAGATTGAATTTTAACCTTAAGGCAAGTGGCAATCAATGATAAACAGAACCAAACATAGGAATTGTGGAGGAACatcaaaaaaacttcattgaGCGTTGATACTTGTAAAGAGCAAAGAACCGTCGTCAATGACGATTTTACGGTACAATTGAAGGTAGTTTGGGAAAAGATTTGTTCTAAAAGAGCATAATCAAATATGCTGTGATATATCTTTCCTGGAGGGTGCTTTCGTTAGTTAGTCTTTGTCTCGCAACATTAATTACAAGCAAGAATATTTCCGATTGCATTTTGCCTTGGATCATGCCATGGTTGGTCGTTTTACACATGTTTCTATATtgtccagtggttcatggatgTGTAAGTCACAGATGGCATGGACTAGTATGGGTGCAAATGTCTTGCATATGATATCCGTCTATGCATTTGTGGAATTGGGGCTATCTGGTGGCAATTTGTTTATCACGTTTTAGACGAgtacttgaattgaaaaaatgactcaaaaaATCTGCAGACACGTAAATACCTCATAACTTTATAAGCCACTACGTCGGAAGATAGTTGGTtacttttgaatttgaagaaacccTTGCCCAGCACTGACCTGAAAAAACGAActcttttattgatttttaaaaCGATAAAGGGTCATAAAGAGAATATTAGCAACGGAACGAGCAAATAGCCTCTAGAAATGGAAAGCTAAAGCCACCGCAAACATGTTTGATANNNNNNNNNNNNNNNNNNNNNNNNNNNNNNNNNNNNGGAAGACCTTCGATGACTTAGTAtttgctttgttgttattAGGTAAAAATGAGCTATGAAAAAGACTTGTATGATTGGGATAATCGCTATATTTGACACCAAACAAAGATCACGATAAGATCACAATTGCCTTGGGACCCTCCATTGGTTGGCTTGGGCTTTCTTATACAATTGGCAAAGGACCTCTGGTACCTTGTTAAGGGCCTCGAACTCCCGGTACCTTTGAAACAGTTCCAAGGCTGTTGTTGCATCTTCAGTGGGATCGTGGGTTCCCACCTGGATGATCTTGTCCAAGAAGTACCACGCCAGAAACTTCAAGGAAAGCAACCTCTGATTGGGCAACTGGAACAAATGGACCGTGTCCACCACTTGCTCCACGGTAACGACAATGTTCAACATGTCAAAGTCGTTCTTGAGACCGTGTCCCACGAAGATGCACCCCGCATCCACCAGATACCGGATTCTCTTGTACGTGGTCTTCATTGACGTCAAATATTTGGTGCTCGCAGTCGGATCCAGGTCACCGGGGTAGATCCCGGAGTACTCGGTGACATAATCGAAAATATCTTCCTCGCAAGGGATGTAATCGTCCACAAATGGCACTGAAACACGTCAAGAGGTCGTAATCATTCAGAACCAGAGTGATTGCTTCCGTCGAGTCCAAATTCGGAATCGGAAGCTTGGTCGGAGGTTCAAGATCGATCACGTTCGCTCATTAGCATGTTTCTTGGGAGGGCAATAACTTCAATGTTTGTCATGAGTTTTCGTACTTCCAGAGGTCTTCATATCGAATCGAAAGCTGTCTTGCATAATTATGGCCTGCAAATCTATGGGTTGACAATAGGGTGGTGCGAGGAataaatatatatgtatatatcaCAGACGATTCATTTTCCATGACTAGAATGAGTTTGTTGGCTGACTAGGTTGCATTGTTGCATAATACAGTATTTGACTAGTGGTAGATATTTTGACTAGAACACCGCCCTGACATTTGACTAGTTGAAGGTTTCCAAGGGCTAATTAACCCTCACGACACCAGGGCTTGTCCATGAATTGTCCATGAGGATCACGTCCATCTGCCGCATCACGGGCCTTCCGCACGCATCACGGACCGTCTGTTGCATCACGGGCCTGCCGCACGCATCACGGACCGTCTGTTGCATCACGGGCCTTCCGCACGCAACCACGTGTCCTCCAACGATTTTGGTCCACACGCTGCATCCACGGACCTTCGCTGCGCCCGCGGACCTTCGCTGCCAACACAGACCTTCGCTGCAACCGCGGACCTTCGCTGCCAGCACAGACCTTCGCTGCGACCACGGACCTTCGCTGCGACCACAGATCTTGGCTGCATCCTTGGATGATCATGACTGCCGAGGCCGGGGTGGGAGGCAGGATCTTCCGCCGAATCGGCGGCTTCAaccgactgtgccatgttaTGTCTACATGTGACGGTGTGTGAATGACATTTATTGCTGAGAGATGGAGGTATATATaggtgaatggaattgaactaTGGCGAGTAATGAGGGATGTGGAAGAGTAAGCATATATGAAATAACGACGGATGACTAGGATACAACAccttatttgaagaacaatttaattcattgactctaattggagttgctaattttcaaccttaccatccccgtccatattccattGGTTCATGTCCAAGGCTTCGAATACGTCGTGAGAGATCTCCAGGCCAATGTGAGTGGCCACATGCTGTCTCTAGTTTGATTAATAAGTAGAGATAATGTTTGTTACATGGTTTGGTACAATTTATCTGCCGTCCATTCTCAGTGGCGAGCATCCTGGACCAAAtaagagcaaaaaatgcaatcaatagGCTTCCAATGCAAGCTCTATCTGAAACCCCATTCACAAGTGATctattttttgtccaaatcacaaaaatgcatgaaatgaCATTGAATAATCCACACTTACTTTTGTCGCTGGTCGTTCTTGTGGCACACCTTACACTTGAATATTTTGGCGCTGGTGTCGTGGATTTTCATGTGGCGACTGAGGGCGCTTCAAAACGGCGCTTTTGGCAATTGGGGGCAAATAACGAATTGCTGTTGACCCACCTCCACTTGGACCTGGGCGGGACCTCCTCTGTCATTTCCATTAATGATGTTGTTCAAGGGAGAAATGGTTCTTTGCATTAGAGTTTCTTACACTATCAATGACAAGATGATAATGACTCGGGCTCTGACCATGCCAGACTAGCCTTTGATATTTCAAGGCCAGATCAAAGTttgaatatgccagaaaacgtgCTATACTTTGGATTAGTAGTTTCCAAGTCACTTTGTTTACTCATTACTAACTGACCAATACAAAATATACCCTTAGTCGTACAAACGTGAATGAAATCAAACGTAGGGTAACATCAAATATGCCATCATTTATTTTGGGTTAGATAGATATTTacaacagtacaatggaagaGCAGCAATCCCGTACTTATGCCGTAATCCATCAGGTACTTGAAACGAAACCCGAGAAAAGCTTGTATCCAGGCTTGTTGCCCTGGATGCAAGGGATGAGGGTTTCACGGGTTGTCAACCAAACCATTGTGGAATGTCACACCATGATTCGGAGCAGGTTGCGCCCCTTGTTCCCATTCCACGCCTCTGGGCGTGCTTGCAGACGCCTCAAAAGCTGTTCAAGCCTGATGAATCAAGTTTTGGAAgttgaaattgacaaaactAATCTTGGATTGGGCagggaacaaaaaatgaaaaaggtggGCGAGTTTGGAACTTCTATGGTTTCTTTGCTCGAAAGGAGACGGGTGTGCAAAGTGGGGaaataaacaaaagaaatggtgTATTTGTTGAGCTGGAGAGTTGTACTCAATGGAGGAACAAGAGAAAGTTAATGGCGAGTGGTGATGGGAGCAAAAATACTAATGTTGTCCATGAGGATTTTCGAGTAACGTGAAATTATCTTTGGATTATACTAGTTCCTTTTAAACATGACTTTTATTATGCATATACAATTATATATTTTCGATTTCTAATCCTAATGTGCAGGCTTACGCCAACACTCTTTGTCTGGTGTCCTGAATTGACAATCACCAGGGACAATAGGATGAATAAAAGGTGATTGCTTTTGCCTACTCcgcaaatgattttttgagtcCTCGTCGTGAACTTGCATAAGCCGGATCGAGGCACTCTTCTCCGACAATTGCTTCCCACATTGATCGCAAATCAGCAAGTCCCTCAAACTGACTGGATCACATAGGATGTGGGGCGTGGCGGGTGGAGAAATTTCATGAGCCCGGCcctccctcttcctcttggCCGCATCTAGTGCCACATTGACATCAAAATTGGCACTCTGGGAAGGGGGTGGGACCATGATTTGAGTAGCCGGTCTACTCGTGAAGCAGCCTAGAAGAGAAACAATCTAACGGTACATTCTGGCGGTTAGGAAAGTTCTTGACATGTCCAATGTGCTAGTTTTGGGGTATCTCTTCTCTCCGTGAGAATCGCAGACACATATTGATTGAAATCAGATTAAAAATAGTACTTACTCAATAGAACAGCTGCTTTCAGCTCTGCTTCATCGAACCTTCGAATGTCTCCATTTAAACAAGTATGGAGGAACAAGTGTCTCAACGGCCAATGAAGGAGAATCAGGATGAGCATGGGCCATTCTGCTTGTTACTTATTTTGCTTGATATTCAAGAGATCCCTTAGATCGAAATAATTATTTCTTTCTATCTGGAAAATTTTCCGCTCAAGCACTGCTAATAGCTCGACCGACGCGGCTATAGTTGCCGTTAGGTGCCTCCGGATCCTCTTGGGATCGTTTATCCTCACCTGTCGCGGAATCACAAAACTTGATCCAGTTGTCCTCAAACTCTTTAATTatagattttctttttttaataacTTGGTTAGAGCAAGATCTCCTGGCGGTTGCCAGCGAGTGGCTTTGGGCTTGAGCACCTATTGTCATCTTTGTTCACAACAAATCCTTGGGCGTTAAATTTTTGGGACACTGGACTTGGGCTGAATTAGTCTGCTACATGCTCCTTGCAAGGTCCGGATCGGTGGTCCGGTATGTATTAAAAATACAATTAAAGAACAACTTGTCCAAGTTGCTGGGGACCTGGCCATCAGCATCCTGAGCCACAAGACATTAAAAGTGTCGACCAAGCGTGCAACCAATATATTTTTATCAATTCGAGTCGAATCCTTCCCGATGTGAAAGAAAACGCTGCGTCTCGCTTCATACACCATTGACGGATTGGTTATCGAGGAATTACAATAATTTTCCCTAAAGTCTAGTTGAATGGGTTGACATGAAGAAAATATAATATTGAACCAAATGGGTctccaaaatgtgttttttagTATCAATGTCGTTTTGATAGAACCATGACGTTGCCTGGTTTGTGTGCTAACTACAGTAGGCTTGCTATTTTAAGATACGGGTTGtaatttttctctctttctggcTTTTTCATATCACCTTGTAATGCTTTACTTTTAGTTAGGTTTCGCAAACTTTTTATCGCCTTCGTGTTTGTTGTTCATTGGTTCATTGTTTTGATCCCCTCAACCTCGACTTATTTGTTGCCCGAGTGAAGGTCAATCAATCAACAGGGTTTTTTACACCATTTTATTATAAATCACGGGTTACCATGCTCCAATGACAATAGTTTGCTCTGCAGGCTTTGGACAGTTTGCATGCATGTGGTGGCCTTGATCCTCTTTTTCAAGGCTCTCACAAGTTTCTTGTGAAACCTTGCAGGGTTAATGAATTCAGCATTGCCGTCGATAACGCCCCTGAAGTCGTTGGGCAACATGTCCTTGACAACCTTGGGCACGTCCATTCCGATGTGGGTTTCCATATGGATCCTCAAATTTTATCTGAAATGGGAACAAAAGTGCACAGTTGAACCTGCTATTGGNTTTTTCAAGGCTCTCACAAGTTTCTTGTGAAACCTTGCAGGGTTAATGAATTCAGCATTGCCGT
This Tigriopus californicus strain San Diego chromosome 12, Tcal_SD_v2.1, whole genome shotgun sequence DNA region includes the following protein-coding sequences:
- the LOC131891531 gene encoding alpha-protein kinase 1-like, with amino-acid sequence MLALTCVLLLSSGVLAQENFQYRYQPKEGEFNYQFQQNPELLALEPPQIQASADNAAQATLKVAELLKKVDLKELAELFGADPSAIPDNNFAAVISQIEGSANLIQRGAPALSNIIEKVKARFPTPEAPVAPVPEAAQRQFAPVPAQQYQQQQQQQQFAPVYGYQQQQPQQQAQQPYLYYGFRQA